In Parerythrobacter aestuarii, the sequence TCGATCAATGGCGAGGTCAAGCGGCGATCGATGGCCAGCAACGCGCGATCCTCCACCGGCCCAGCTGCCATCATCTTCGCCAGGATCGAGCGAGCAAAGACGTGATCTGCCATTTGCAGCAGGAATTCGCCCTTGAAATCCGCAGCACCGGCAATGACCGAATAGCCATTGGGCCTGCCATGGTCGGCGACCCGTCGCGCCTCCACTGCGATACCCGACCTGCGCGCTATGGCAGGTAGCTCCGCTTCGATCTCCTCGGCGTGGTAGCCGGTGGCGACGACGACCCGCTTAACTCCGACACTCGCCAGCTGGCGCACGCCGATCTCCAGCAAGGACAATCCATGCAGCTGCGTGAGCGGCTTGCAAGGCTCGACCCGCCTGAGGCGGCTGCCAAGTCCGGCGGCGAGGATCAGCGCGTCCATGTTTCGCCAGGCCTCGCCTATTCAGCCGCCTGGACGTGACGCGCGACATATTCGTCTAGCATGCGGCCTGCGGTATCTTCGTCAATCTGCTGCGGCGGGTGCTTGCAGTAATAGGCGCTCGGCGCGATCAGTGCGCCGCTATCGCCATTGTCGAGCGCAAACTTGCAGAAGCGGATCGCATCCATCACGCAAGCTGCGGCATTGGGGCTGTCCTCAACCGCGAGCCGCAACTCCAGCTCAACCGGGACATCGCCC encodes:
- a CDS encoding phosphocholine cytidylyltransferase family protein codes for the protein MDALILAAGLGSRLRRVEPCKPLTQLHGLSLLEIGVRQLASVGVKRVVVATGYHAEEIEAELPAIARRSGIAVEARRVADHGRPNGYSVIAGAADFKGEFLLQMADHVFARSILAKMMAAGPVEDRALLAIDRRLTSPLIDPDDATWVATRIDGTIDRIGKHLTTYDAVDCGVFRASQALPEAIQSAIHDGMPGSLSDGMQRLADRGQAASVDIGEAWWIDIDDPPMLEMATSQVRAELPEIFAAEAAVS